AGCGCGACGAGCGCGTTCGATTGGGTCGTTTACAACAGTTGGAAGGAGTGTTCAGGTTCTATGCTTGCGTGGGCTTTCCCACCTCGCGTGGACACATTGGGCTTCTACAATGCAGGGACTCCAAAATCACGAGAGAGACGCCATGGCCTTCGAGAATTTCACGCCTTTTCGCGTCGCCGTGGGCGATGTCGATATTTTCGGAGTGAAGGGCGGGGCGGGCCCGCCTCTTCTGTTGCTGCACGGTCATCCGCAGTCGCATCTGATCTGGCAAAAGTGCGCCGCGCAACTGGCGCAGCATTTCACGGTAATCGCCACGGACCTGCGCGGTTACGGCGCATCGGGCAAGCCGCCGAGCGACGCCGTGCACACACCGTATTCCAAGCGCGTGATGGCGGCCGATCAGGTCGCCGTGATGCGCCATTTCGGCTTCGAACGTTTTCTCGTGTGCGCGCACGATCGCGGCGCGCGCGTCGCGCATCGCATGGCGCTCGATCATGCCGACGCCGTCGAGCGTCTGATGCTGCTCGACATCGCGCCGACGCTCGCGATGTACGAGGCAACCGACCGCGCTTTTGCGACGCACTACTTTCACTGGTTCTTCCTGATCCAGCCGGAGCCGCTGCCTGAAACGCTGATCGGCGCGAACCCGGCGGCGTATGTCGACGCGGTGATGGGCAGCCGTCACGCGGGTCTCGCGCCGTTCGATCCCGCCGCGCTCGACGCCTATCGCTTGGCGCTCGCGCAACCGGGCGCGGTGCACGCGATGTGCGAGGACTACCGCGCGTCGGCGAGCATCGACCTGGAGCACGATCGCGCCGACATCGAGCGCGGTCACAAGATCGGCTGTCCGCTGCGCGTGCTGTGGGGCGACAAAGGCGTGATCGAGAAGTGCTTCGACGCGCTGGTGGAATGGCGCCACGTGGCGCGCGACGTAAGCGGCCGCGCGTTGTCTTGCGGACACTACATCCCTGAGGAAGCGCCGGACGAACTGGTCGCCGAAATGCTGTCCTTCTTCGAAGCGGTCGAACAGTAAGCCTCTCCGTTCGTTTCATTCATACGCGACGCCGCGCCCGCGCCTCGCTCAACCGAGCGGCGGCAAGCGGCGCGCGACTGGCGTCGACTTGACGATCGCGGTGCTGGTCTCAGCGCGCTCGGTGACTTTCGACAGAATCTCGTCGAGCTGCTCGATCGAATGGAGATACAGGCGGCAGATGAAGCAATCGTCGCCTGTCACCTTGTCGCATTCGACGAACTCCGGAATCCGCCGGATCACCTCTTCCACCAGATGCAACTGGCCGGGCAACGGCTTCACGCGCACGACGGCCTGCAGCGTGTAGCCGAGCGCGCGCGGATCGATCTGCACCGTGAAGCGCTCGATCACGCCTTGCGCTTCGAGCCTGCGCACGCGCTCCGCCGTACTTGGCGCCGACAGGCCGACCTGACGCGCTAGCTCGCTGACCGGCTGACGGGCGTCTTCCGCGAGCGCGGCGAGGAGTGCCCGGTCCGTATCGTCGAGCAGGGCGGGCGTCGGAGGAGTAAGGCGTTTGGTCATCACGGCCTTCGATTATTAGGTCGCATCGCGAGAACGCTTAAGTTTAGCCATGTATTCGGACGATCGGATTAATTACACTGCTCGTCATGCAGGAATCAATTCGAGGATCGAATCATGGCGTCAAATGAAATCCGCCGCGGAGCCGCGGAAATGACCATGGCGATGCTGATGTCCGGCACCATCGGCTGGCTGGTGGTGTCGTCGCAGCAAAGCCCGTTCAATGTCGTGTTCTTCCGCTGCATTTTCGGCGGCGCGACGCTCGCGCTCGTGTGCGCCTTACTTGGGCTGTTTCAGCGCAAGCTCTTCTCGTGGAAGATGCTCGGCCTCGCGTTGCTCGGCGGCGCGGCGATCGTCATCAATTGGGTGTTGCTGTTCGCCGCGTATTCGCGCGCCTCGATCTCGATGGCGACGGCGGTCTATAACACGCAGCCGTTCATGCTGGTGGCGCTCGGCGCGCTGGTGTTTCGCGAGCGCATCAGCGCCTCGACGGTGCTGTGGCTGGTAGTCGCGTTCATCGGCCTCGTGTTCGTCGTGAAGGTCGAGCCGGCGGTGCTGGCGGTGCCGGGGCAATATCTGGTCGGCGTCGCATACGCGGTGGGCGCGGCGGCGATGTACGCGGTGTCGTCGATCATTACGAAGCGGCTTAAGGGCACGCCCCCCCATCTGATCGCGCTGATCCAGGTGTCGCTCGGCGTGCTGATGCTCGCGCCGTTCGTGCGCTTCGATGCGTTGCCCACAAGCGGCGTGCAGTGGCTCGAACTGGTCGTGCTCGGCGTCGTCAATACCGGCCTCATGTACGTGCTGCTCTACGGCGCGATCCAGAAGCTGCCGACTTCGATGACGGGCGCGCTCTCGTTCATCTATCCGGTGGTGGCGATCATCGTCGACCGGGTTGCGTTCGGGCAAACGCTCGCGTGGATTCAGGTGCTGGGGGCGGTGCTGATTCTGGTGGCGGCGGCCGGCGTCAATCTCGGCTGGCGGATCGTGCCGCAAAAGCGCCTGTCGTCGACCTGACGGGCGTTATGCTGTTGCGATGAGTGACAATGCTACGGATTCCAGAGTAACCGGATGCGCAAATTACTCATATCTGTGGACTAATGATTCGAAAGATACGCAACTACGGGGCCTCGTAACGTGACGTGTTGTAGGCGGCTTTGAAAGCGGGCGTCAAACTTCTGTAGGGAAATCACCGATGCGGTCAAAAAACAGGCGCGCGTATCATGCGTCTTGACGCTGATCACGTCCGACAGAATTTCCGCCGCTCGCCTGCAAGGGTCGAGCGGCTTTCTTTTTGTAGCGACGGTAGCGGCGGCGCGTCAGGCGGCGCGCGCGACGATGCGCGCACCATCCACTTCCAGCGGCCCATTCCTGGCCGCCAGCTCCTCGACGATCTCTTTCAGCAACGCGGGCCATTCGCCACGCGGCTTGAGCATCGACGCGGCGGCGCCCATCACGCTGGCGTCGTCGAGCATGTGCAGCAAGGTGTCGAAGCGCATCGCGCGGACTTCGAGCAGCTTGAACACGATCAGCACCTTCAGCGCATTCTTGGCATTGCGTGCGGGATCGGCGCGTAGCCACGCAACACGCGAAAACGCGCGTTCAAGCGCCTGGTCGACATTCGTGAAGGGTGAGCCATGACCGGGGATCACGAGGCGCACGGCGAGCCTCGCAATGGCTTCCAGCACCGCCTGCTCCTCGGCGAAACCGCTTTCGCCTTCCAGTTCGGGAAAGATCACGCCGAAGCCGTTTTCCCACAGCGCGTCCGCGCTGATCAGGATGCGTTCGTCCGCGCAGTAGAGCATTAGCGAATGCGGATCGTGGCCGGGCGCGCCGAGCACATCCCAATCGAGCGCGCCGAGCCGCGAGCGCGCGCCGGGCGCAATCGTTCCGGTGAAGGTGAAGCGCTCGCAGGTCTGGCCGGTGGCGCGAAACGTCAGGCGCGTTTCGTCCCAGTCGCGCACGGCGCCGGCTTCCGAGGCGGGAATGACGGTGCGGCACGGCCACGTCGCCTGCAATAGCGCATTGCCGCCGCAATGGTCCGAATGCAGATGCGTGTTGACGATCAGATCGAGCGGCCGCGCGCCGAGCGCTTGCCGCACGAGGGCGAGCGTTTGCGGTGCGTGCGTGGCATAGCCCGTATCGACCAGCGCGGCGCAGGCGTCGTCCATCAGCAGCACGTTGTTCGACGAGAGCCAGCCGCGTTCGAAAACCCGAATCGATTCCGGCAGCGTGATCATGGCGAATTGGGCATTGCGTTAGCGTTAGCGTCTGCCTTCGCGGACGCTTCGGGTTTCGGCATCACGAGAATCGTCGACGAACCGATCAACATGGTCTCGCCACGCTGATTCACGACCGAGCCTTCGAGATGCGTCAGATCGCCGTTCAGGCTCGGCTTCCAGTAAGCATGCTTCACGCGCCACGTGATGGTGAGCGTGTCGTTCGCATGGACGGCTTTCTTGAGCTTGATATCGAACTCGAGGCCGAGCGGTTGCGCGTAGGTCGAATAGTGCGTTGCCAGCAGCGCCATGAAATGCGCGGTCGGTTGCGTGCCGGACGCGATCAGGCCGCCGAAGCGGCTTTGCGCGGCATACGCTTCGTCGTGATGCAGCGGGTTGTAGTCGTTGACGAGCGCGGCGAACGATTTCACCGACTCCGCCGACAGCGCCAGCGTCGAACTGAACGTTTCGCCAACCGTGACGATGCGCGGTGCGGCGTTCATCGTCGCACCTTCGGCTGGCTCGCGATGAACTCCGCGTGGCGAACCTCGATCGCGTCCCACACCGCGCGCTTCGCTTCGTCGTCGAACAACGACCAGCCGGCGATTTCGTCGATGGTGCGCAGGCATCCTTCGCACCATCCGGTCGACGCATCCATCCTGCACACGTTGATGCAAGGCGACGGCACGGCGTGCTGATCTTCGTTATCGAGGCCCGCTGTCATCATCGTCATCGCGTCACGCCGTCTCGCGCAGCGCCACGTCGATCACCGGCGCGCCCGTCAGCGCAATCAGTTCCTGCGCCGTCAGATTGAACACCGCATGAGGATGACCCGCGGCGGCCCACAGACTGTCGAGTTCGAGCAGATCGGCATCGATCAGCGTGACCGGCTCGGTCGCATGACCGATCGGGCAGACACCGCCGATCGCATAGCCGGTTTTTTCGCGGACGAACTTCGCGTCCGCACGACCAATATCGCCAACTTGTGCGGCGACTTTCTTTTCGTCGACGCGATTCGCGCCGCTCGCGATCACCAATACCGGCGCGTCGTCCTCACGGCGGCGAAACAGGATCGACTTGGCGATCTGCGCGACCGAGCAGCCGAGGCCCGCCGCGGCTTCGGCGGAAGTCTTGCCTGTTTCCGGCAGCATCACGATCCGGCCCGCGTGACCGCGTTCGCGCAACAGCAGCGCGACGCGGCGTGCCGAGTCGGGCAGCGCGGTGAGATCGTCGGATTCGAGAGAAGCGTGGTCCGTCATCGTTTCAGGTCCTGATTGATTGCGTGAGTGGTGAGCGGCCGCGTCGAGTTGCCATCAAACGCAATTGGCCGCTTCGCTGCGCGCTTTGGCGAGCAGCGCTTTACCGGCGCGCGAAACATTGGGCCGGCCGATCGACGTCGAGATGAAATCGCCGATCGCCACGACTTGCGCGAGGTCGATGCCGGTCTCGATACCGAGGCCGTTCATCAGATACAACACGTCTTCGGTTGCGACGTTGCCGGTCGCGCCCTTCGCATACGGACAGCCGCCGAGGCCCGCCACCGACGCGTGATAAATCTCGATACCTTCCTGCAACGCCGCGTAGATGTTGGCGAGCGCCTGGCCATAGGTGTCGTGGAAGTGGCCGGATAGACGCTCGCGCGGAAATACCTGCGTGACCGCCTCGAACACTTCGCGCGTGCGCTTCGGTGTGCCGACGCCGATCGTATCGGCGATATCGATCTCGTCGCAGCCGAGCGCCGCGAAGCGCTGGACCACATCCACCACCGATGCCACCGGCACTTCGCCCTGATACGGACAGCCCAGCGCGCACGACACGCTGCCGCGAATCCGCAGGCCATGTTCCTTCGCCGCCTGCGCGACAGGCGCGAATCGATCGATGCTTTCCGCGATGCTGCAGTTGATGTTCTTCTGCGAAAACGCTTCGCTGGCGGCGCCGAAAATCACGATCTCGTCGGCACGCGCGGCGAGCGCGCCCTCGAAGCCGCGCAGATTCGGCGTCAGCACCGAGTAGATCGTTCCCGGGCGTCGTTGGATACCGGCCATGACGTCGGCGCCGTCGGCCATCTGCGGCACCCATTTCGGCGACACGAACGAAGCGGCCTCGACGTTACAGAAGCCCGCCGCCGACAAACGGTTGATCAACTCGATCTTGGTCGCGGTGGACACGAAATCTTTTTCGTTCTGAAGTCCGTCACGCGGACCGACTTCGACGATTTTCACTTGCTGGGGTAGGGCCATGATGTGTCTCCTTTGTCGATCAGAGTTGGCGCTTTAGCACTTACTCTGGTCCCATGCAACTTGTTGCCGAGCGCGGGGCGGCGCTCCTTCAATGGGATTCGATGGGTTCAGTATCCGCGTTCGATATTCACCACGCCGCTGATCCTGTCGCCGCGCACGAGCGCGGCGATCTTCAGCGCGACCTGGGTCACGCTTTCTTCGCGCAACGTCAGCGCGGACACATGCGGCGTGATCGTGATGCGCGGCTCCTGCCAGAACAGATGATCCGGTGGCAACGGTTCCTCGCGGAACACGTCGAGCGTGGCGGCGGTGAGCTGTCCGCTCGCGAGTGCGTCGAGCAAATCCTGTTCGACCAGATGGGCGCCGCGCGCCACGTTGATCAGATACGCGCCGTGCGCCAGCTTCGCGAAGGTGCGCGCGTTCAGCACGTCGCCGGTATCCGGAGTATGCGGCAGCAGATTCACCAGCACTTTCACGCCGTCGAGAAACGCGTCGAATTGAGCATCACCGGCGAATGTCGTGATGCCGTCGATCTGCCGCGGGCTGCGGCTGTAGCCACGCACCGGCATGCCGAACACCGCGAGCGTTTGTGCGACATGCGCGCCGAGCACGCCGAGTCCCAGCACGCCAACCGTGAAGGTGTCACGCGGATGCGGCTCGAGTACTTCCCAGCGGCGCTCGTCTTGCAGCGTCTGATACTCGTCGAAACGGCGCAGATAGCGCAGCACCGCGTGCGTCACATACTCGGCCATTTGCAGCGCCATGCCGGTGTCTTCGAGACGGATCAACTGGGCGTTACGCGGCAAGGTGCCGGGCTGCTCGTGTTCGAGCGCGAGGATTGCGTCGACGCCCGCGCCGAGATTGAAGATCGCGCGCAGATCGTCGCGGCCGGCCAGCATCTCGCGCGGCGGACGCCACACGACCGCGAAATCGGCCGGCGCGGTGTCGCCCGGCTGCCATTCACGCAGATCGGCGTCCGGCAGGGCGCGGGCGAAGTCGTGCAGCCACGCGGCGGCGTCGGCATGCGGCATGTAGAAGAGGATTTTCATACGGTCCGGAAGGCGCCTGCGAGATCGGGTCTGGAGACGAAGAAGCCACGGCATGACCGGCGCGACGGCTGCGGCGTGGCGGACGACGCTTGCGGCATGAGGCCTCCTCCTTTTATGGATAGGCTTCATTCTACTTTTTCGACGCGAATCGCGCGCGTTTGCGTACGGGCGTGCGGGTCGGCGGTGAGCTTTCCGCCGCGCGGCCCCTATCGGCGGTGCGTTTACCTGCGCATTTGCCCGCACCGTTGTCCGATAAACAAAGCACAAAAACTTGGTTCGCCCTTGCGGCACGCGGCGGGACAATCACTACCCGGATTCCCG
The nucleotide sequence above comes from Paraburkholderia aromaticivorans. Encoded proteins:
- a CDS encoding Lrp/AsnC family transcriptional regulator, which produces MTKRLTPPTPALLDDTDRALLAALAEDARQPVSELARQVGLSAPSTAERVRRLEAQGVIERFTVQIDPRALGYTLQAVVRVKPLPGQLHLVEEVIRRIPEFVECDKVTGDDCFICRLYLHSIEQLDEILSKVTERAETSTAIVKSTPVARRLPPLG
- a CDS encoding YbaK/EbsC family protein, which encodes MTDHASLESDDLTALPDSARRVALLLRERGHAGRIVMLPETGKTSAEAAAGLGCSVAQIAKSILFRRREDDAPVLVIASGANRVDEKKVAAQVGDIGRADAKFVREKTGYAIGGVCPIGHATEPVTLIDADLLELDSLWAAAGHPHAVFNLTAQELIALTGAPVIDVALRETA
- a CDS encoding MBL fold metallo-hydrolase, translated to MITLPESIRVFERGWLSSNNVLLMDDACAALVDTGYATHAPQTLALVRQALGARPLDLIVNTHLHSDHCGGNALLQATWPCRTVIPASEAGAVRDWDETRLTFRATGQTCERFTFTGTIAPGARSRLGALDWDVLGAPGHDPHSLMLYCADERILISADALWENGFGVIFPELEGESGFAEEQAVLEAIARLAVRLVIPGHGSPFTNVDQALERAFSRVAWLRADPARNAKNALKVLIVFKLLEVRAMRFDTLLHMLDDASVMGAAASMLKPRGEWPALLKEIVEELAARNGPLEVDGARIVARAA
- a CDS encoding DUF1289 domain-containing protein; translated protein: MTAGLDNEDQHAVPSPCINVCRMDASTGWCEGCLRTIDEIAGWSLFDDEAKRAVWDAIEVRHAEFIASQPKVRR
- a CDS encoding hydroxymethylglutaryl-CoA lyase, producing the protein MALPQQVKIVEVGPRDGLQNEKDFVSTATKIELINRLSAAGFCNVEAASFVSPKWVPQMADGADVMAGIQRRPGTIYSVLTPNLRGFEGALAARADEIVIFGAASEAFSQKNINCSIAESIDRFAPVAQAAKEHGLRIRGSVSCALGCPYQGEVPVASVVDVVQRFAALGCDEIDIADTIGVGTPKRTREVFEAVTQVFPRERLSGHFHDTYGQALANIYAALQEGIEIYHASVAGLGGCPYAKGATGNVATEDVLYLMNGLGIETGIDLAQVVAIGDFISTSIGRPNVSRAGKALLAKARSEAANCV
- a CDS encoding DMT family transporter; this encodes MASNEIRRGAAEMTMAMLMSGTIGWLVVSSQQSPFNVVFFRCIFGGATLALVCALLGLFQRKLFSWKMLGLALLGGAAIVINWVLLFAAYSRASISMATAVYNTQPFMLVALGALVFRERISASTVLWLVVAFIGLVFVVKVEPAVLAVPGQYLVGVAYAVGAAAMYAVSSIITKRLKGTPPHLIALIQVSLGVLMLAPFVRFDALPTSGVQWLELVVLGVVNTGLMYVLLYGAIQKLPTSMTGALSFIYPVVAIIVDRVAFGQTLAWIQVLGAVLILVAAAGVNLGWRIVPQKRLSST
- a CDS encoding 2-hydroxyacid dehydrogenase, giving the protein MKILFYMPHADAAAWLHDFARALPDADLREWQPGDTAPADFAVVWRPPREMLAGRDDLRAIFNLGAGVDAILALEHEQPGTLPRNAQLIRLEDTGMALQMAEYVTHAVLRYLRRFDEYQTLQDERRWEVLEPHPRDTFTVGVLGLGVLGAHVAQTLAVFGMPVRGYSRSPRQIDGITTFAGDAQFDAFLDGVKVLVNLLPHTPDTGDVLNARTFAKLAHGAYLINVARGAHLVEQDLLDALASGQLTAATLDVFREEPLPPDHLFWQEPRITITPHVSALTLREESVTQVALKIAALVRGDRISGVVNIERGY
- a CDS encoding MaoC family dehydratase, with product MNAAPRIVTVGETFSSTLALSAESVKSFAALVNDYNPLHHDEAYAAQSRFGGLIASGTQPTAHFMALLATHYSTYAQPLGLEFDIKLKKAVHANDTLTITWRVKHAYWKPSLNGDLTHLEGSVVNQRGETMLIGSSTILVMPKPEASAKADANANAMPNSP
- a CDS encoding alpha/beta fold hydrolase yields the protein MAFENFTPFRVAVGDVDIFGVKGGAGPPLLLLHGHPQSHLIWQKCAAQLAQHFTVIATDLRGYGASGKPPSDAVHTPYSKRVMAADQVAVMRHFGFERFLVCAHDRGARVAHRMALDHADAVERLMLLDIAPTLAMYEATDRAFATHYFHWFFLIQPEPLPETLIGANPAAYVDAVMGSRHAGLAPFDPAALDAYRLALAQPGAVHAMCEDYRASASIDLEHDRADIERGHKIGCPLRVLWGDKGVIEKCFDALVEWRHVARDVSGRALSCGHYIPEEAPDELVAEMLSFFEAVEQ